The nucleotide window GTAAACTGTGACATCTCCATCAGCACCCACGCCAAGTGAACCTTTCCTGTGTGCCATTCCAATTGTCTTAGCAGGGTTTGCTCTGGTAAGGATCGCAAGGTCATAGAGTGAAAGTTCCCGGTTTATGCCTCCAAGTGTACTTCTATCGTTTGCCCATTTGTGGCATTCGCTGAAGGTCTGTTTCCTGAAAGCCTCGGACATGATCCAGGTCATAACCTCCGGATACTTCGTAAACGGCCCACCATTGGGGCTGTCCGTGGTCATAATTGTCTTCCAGGGGTCATTGATAAGTAAAAGACATTCAAGTCCCATCGCCCACTGCAAGCTGTGTACAGGGTTTGACTTGTAATAGGTAAACGGAAGTACACCTGACCCGCACTCCATTTCTACGTCGGTGTTTGACCATTTGTTACCTGTAAGTGTGTAAAGGTCATGAATGGCAGGTCCGTCTCCTGTCATAACTGTAGCTTCTCCGAAAGGAGTGCATCCACTGTCGGTCACTACGTGATCTTTATTGTTGATGTAGTCTGCAACATACTTTATTCCGGACTCACAGTCTGCCCAGGTTGTACCTGCAAATCCATTGAACATCAGGTGGGACAGGTAAACGGAACGGTTCCTTGAAGGATCTATTTTGGTTTCGGCCCATTCCACATCCATATCCTGTCTGGTCTTTACTCCATCCGAAATTTTAAGAGAATCTTTAGTAATTGCATAGCAACCAGGGTGTCCCAGGTTATTTGCATGCAGGTGAACAGGCATAGGCATGCCGAGAAGTTCGTTGATTTCGGTTAGCCCTTTAATAATCTCTCTTGGAGTAATTTCAAAATGGATGTTGGCCTCATCTAATGAGCTGACATTTTTACCCCAGCTCCAGTTTTCAACTCCTGCAGGGTTGACACATTTTATTCCGTAAGCCTTGTGAGTTTTCATCATCCAGGCCACATAGGCAGCAGCCTTTTCCATATCCCCTTCCCTGAGATAGCGCATCATAAAAAAGTTGTTTCCGAGTACCAGATACCCACCCATGTCAAGGAGCGGAGTAGCGTGCATCTCTTCATGGGTATGGCGTGCTTCAAGAGGGGGAATTGCAGCTTCAAAGACAGTTGTATAGCCCATTGTTGAGTAATCGTATCCCTGTTTGTAGACCGAGGGAACAGTATAACCTGAACCTGAATGGGTAAGTGAGGTCTTCTGGAGATTTGCTTTATAATGGTCTTCAGGACGCATTGCCCTGCCGGCATTAACCTTTGCACCTGCAACGTGAGAGTGGGAGTCAACTCCACCAGGCATGATTGTCATACCGGAAGCATCAATAACCTTTATATCTTTCATTTCGGCTGCAGAAAGCTCTCTTACAACTTTTCCGTCCTTGATGAAGATATCCATAATTTCCCCATTTATCTCATTGAGGGGATCAAAGACGTATCCGTTCTTGATTGTAATTGTTCCTGCCATTTATTTCACCTTTTTTTTCACAAGCTTGATTGCATCAACAGGACAGATCATGGCGCAGGCTCCATCTGCCCCGCACAGGTCCTGGTTTACTACCGAAATTTTTCCGTCCTTAACCTCAAGAAGAGCTTTTTTATCCATGTCATTCAGGTATCCTGCAGCAAGCTCACGACTATGGAGAGCATTTACAGGGCAGACAATCACACAATTTCCACAGCCCAAACATGCGTCTTCATCCGTTTCCAGGCAGGTGCGTAGTATAGCGTCAGGAACAGGGATTTCAAGCACTTTTTTCTCAAGCACACTCTTTTTCTCCACATTCGGGAGAATTGCAGTTTTTCTGACATCAATGGCGTTAACAGGGCAGGAAACTGCACAGGCTCCACAGTAAATGCAAGCATCCGGCCTATGACTTATTTTTTCAACTCGTTCTCCGGGTTTAGCTTTTTTATTGAAAATGGCATTTGTGGGACAAACTTCCACACAGGTGTGGCAGGTCTGGCAGACATTCTCATCTCTGGTCCAGCGCCCTTCAAAGGGTTTTTCCACGGAAATGGCATTCACCGGACAGACTGCAACACACCAGCCGCAGTGGATGCAGCGCTCCAAATCAATGTTGGTCTTTCCGACAAGCTTCAGTTTTCCGTCCTCTGAAATTTCACGAGTTACCTCAATACAGCCTCTGGGACAGATTTCCTCACAAACCCCGCAGTGAACGCAGTTTTCATTTACTGACGTGGGTTTCATTGCCTTGAAAAGATAAGACATATCAGTGAGGGATTTTCCTTCCTGTTTCAATTCAAGAGCACCTGTAGGACAAACTTTTGCACAAATTCCACAGGCAATGCACTCTTCACTCTTCTTAATTTCCAGAAAATCCGCATCTACCACCCCTCTTACTACAGCCCCCACAGCCCCTATGGCCAGGTTACCTTTCGGGCATGCCTGCACGCAGGTTCCGCAGCCAATGCATCTTTCCGGGTAATAGATTAGCTGCTTGCCTTTTTTTTCGGCAAAGACAGATAATCGCATATCATTTTGCATTTTGTTGCCTCTCAACGTCTCTCAACGTTATTCTTTGCAATCGCCGCATAGCAGCTCGTTATCATGTTGAATGAACATTTCTCCACAGCTTTCACAGCACTGGATTCGCTTTTTTTTGCGTACCGGAACTTCTACATCCACAAATTTCCAGGAATACACTTTTTCTCCTGCTTCCAGGAGGATTGGGACAACTTCCACATGAGGAAGCTTTTCAGTATTCAGGAACCAGGCGTGAAGTTTAGGGTAATCTTTTGTTTTTTCAGGGTCGAGAATAATTCGGATCCCTTTTACGTTGTTAGCTCCTTCAGGTGCCTGTTTATTTACCGTGACCGCCATTTTCCCAAAGTTCATGATCTTTAACCCATTGTTTCCGATGGTAGCTCCGGCAAGGATCTGGAATGGGTCAGGCATGCAGCTTTTCGTTTCGCAGGTCACATATATGCGTTCTCCATCCCGGACGTCGAGCTCCCGCCTTGCGATATTGAGCATCTGGATACCGATTAACGCCCCTGAAGTCAGGAAGCCGTGAAAGGGAATAACCTTTTCAATCTGTGAAAGCAGTTTGGGGTCTTTTATCTGCTTCATGATTGCTTCCATAGTTTCTTTCTCTAATTGCGAGTTTTTATGCAATGTATAAACCCCCCATGGGTTCAACTGATATTATTATTGAACATGAGCGTAGGATAGGATATTATGGCTCTAATTATATAAGTGCTATAATATATAATTATCGTTGAACGTTATCCATCCTCAATTAAGGTCTGTCAGTGGGTTGTAGAAAGTCGCATATCTTTGAGTTATAGAAAGTCACATTACAAAAATCTCTATAAATATCCAATATTCAACTCTTTTTTCTTGACTTAATCTCCAGATGATCTGGATTTTCATATTTTTCAACCGTTATGTTCACTTAAACATAACGGTTTATATAGTTTGTATGCTTTCATGATTATTGAGGATCACAGAAGAGAAAATCGTGTTAAATCTCAAATCCCCAAAATCATTCCGGTGTATGTATTAGATAAAGGCAAAAAGTCGAAAAATCAGCCTTTGAACCATCCACCTATGAGCCCCCAACTTTATTCATAAAGAGAATGTAGTCAGCGAAAATTATTCTCTCTTCCAGAAACCTGTCTATTATTAAGGAAGATAAGTTCATTATTTCACATCCTTGCTCCAAATGAAATATAATGAATTTTCCTAAAAGAGAATGACAGAAGAGGAAATTGAATTTCACAAAAAAGAAGGGTGAGCCTGGTTTGACAAGAAATTCATATAAATTTAGTGTGTTCCATTTGAATGCAAACATTGGGGTTTTGAAACTGGGTGTGTTCTTGTAGTTATGTGATCCTCATTTGATGTTTAAAAATTGTAAATTCAAAAAAAATCACACTTTCTAAGGTGATTCTAAGGTAAGTTTCATTATAAGAGATAACATAATGAAATTATCAACTCTCTTGATAATCGATATAAATTTCAGACAATTTTCTGTTATCGGAAATACTGATTATTCTTAGTTCCATATTCTGAGGACTAATTTTCATTTGTGGACAGCTTATAGGTAAATTAATAATCAGATTTGCATATATGTATTTCTGAAGCAAAACTATTATTTATACTAATATATATAACAAAGCCTTATTATATATACATAAACTATATTATCAAGTAGAACAGAAGTGAATAAGCAAGTCTTCATTATGAATACTTGAAGGAGGAGCAAGGAAATGAAATTAAGTGCACGTAATGTTTTAAAAGGCAAGGTTAAAAAGGTCGTGACAGGTGCGGTCAATTCTGAAGTTATAATAGAATTGCCTGGCGGAGCAGAAATGACTTCCATCATCACAAAGGCCTCAGCTGAAAGTCTTAAGCTAAAAGAAGGAAGCGAAGTATACGCAATCGTTAAGGCTTCAAATGTGATGATCGGTATAGATTAATCCTCAATTTTCGTTTCATGCTTCGTGCATGAAAATTGATACATAGCGTCATTCCACTCTGCAGAAGTTCGTTATAGTTGCTCAGTTTTGTTAGAGGTAGCCTAAAAAGTTAAGTGTAATGTACGTTTGCAGAGTGCGAAATAATTTTATTTCAATTTGTGTCTTTAGCAGGATTTTATTTAGTTTGGATTTGTTTTTATACTCAATTTACATAATCTAGACTACTTCCAAAACTTAGACTCAACTTTTATAATCTGGATCACTCTGCTAAAAAAGTTTTCCCTATAATATCTGATTAAATGAGCATCTAATTGTCTATTCATCAGATTATCCCGAAAATAAAAGACATGATCATTATGTTGGACAAGGTATGGTTTCCTTTATCTCTCACGCTCTGGATAGCAACCATATCATCTATTCTAGTCCTTTTCAGTGGTGTAGTAATCGCTTATATATTTGCAAGGCGTGATTTCCGGGGAAGAGAGCTTGCAGAACTGTTAGTAACACTTCCTCTAATTCTTCCACCCACAGTGATTGGTTACCTTCTTGTGATCCTGGTGGGAAAAAACGGGTTTCTTGGCCATCTCATTTACAGTTTTTTTGGCACAGGGATCATGTTTACCTGGCAGGCAGCAGTCATTGCGGCTTATACAGTTTCTCTTCCTCTTATGGTGAGAGCTGCCCAGGCAGCTATTGAAGCCGTAGATAGAGAGCTTGAATATGCAGCCTATATCCTTGGAAGAAGTGAAATTGAAACTGCTCTCCTGATAACATTACCTCTTTCAAAAAGAGGCATACTGGCAGGATTGGTACTCAGTTTTGCAAGGGCTGTCGGAGAATTCGGAGCAACCCTTATGCTTGCAGGGAATATTCCGGGTAAAACAAATACAATGTCAATCTCAATATACAGCGCATTTCAGGCAGGCAATGATGAACTTGCTCAGACTCTGGTCCTGATCCTAATTTTTATATCCCTGCTGGCTATATCTCTAACCGGACGATTCGTAGGAAAATTAGAGGTATAATTTTGGGCGTTAAAATTGACCTTAAAAAACAGTATAATGAAACTGACCTCAGTAGAAAAAGAAGAATTAAGAAATCCTTTACATTAGATGTCAGTTTTGAAATGGAAAACGAACTTGTCGTGCTTTTTGGGCCTTCAGGATCAGGAAAGACCACGTTATTTAAATGTATTTCCGGGATAACGGATCTTGACGAGGGAAAAATAACCGTAGGGGATAAAGTTTATTTTGATAACGAGAAAAAAATCAACCTATCTATCCAGAAACGCAATCTGGGTTATGTTTTTCAGAATTATACTCTTTTTCCACACATGAGTGTAAAAAAAAACATAGAATGTGGACTCAAGGGTTGGGGAAAAGAAGCGAGGGAAGAGAGAGTTCTGGAAATGCTGAGTCTTCTTCATATTGAGGAGTTAGAAACCCGATATCCATCCCAGCTGTCAGGTGGACAGAAACAGAGAGTTGCTCTGGCAAGGGCACTGGCTCCCAAACCGGAAATTTTACTTCTGGATGAACCCTTCTCTGCACTTGATCTGGAAATAAGAACCAGACTTGCAGAAAAAATAAAAGACTTGCAAACTAAAATTGGAATACCTGTGTTGTTCATCACTCACAATCTGGAAGAAGCTTTTCAACTGGCTGACAAGATTCTTGTCTTATACGAGGGGAAAGCTCAGCAGTTTGGAACCCCGGAAGAAATACTTTATCACCCTGAAAATCTGCATGTGGCAGAATTAGTTGGAATTTCCAACATTTTCGACGATGCTTATGTTAAAGAGTGTGATAAAGAGTCAAAAAGCATAGTGTTAAAAAGCGATTCTCTGAGTTTAAGGGTAAAAACTCGAAAATTCAAACCTGGAGATAAAGTTTCCTGGGGAATTCATCCTGAGAACATAACTCTTTTACCCAATTCCAACTCTGAAAATCAAGATGATAATACTTACTCTGTCCGTATTAACAATATAATCAATAAAGGACCAAAAAAGCGCATTACACTTACACTTGTTAGATGCAGCAAGACTCTGACTGCAGACGTCCCTGCACAGTTTGTTGATTCTCTGAAACTGCATGCAGGTGATATATGCCTGGCAAAATTGGAAATGACTAAAGTAGTAGCATTCCACAAATCATAAATCATAACTCAATAAATAACACTAAACAATAGGCAGTGTACAAGTTTTTCTGTAAAATTACAAATTTTAATATGTTTTTGAGTCAAAAATTCAAGATAAGTAAATGAATTTCATATGTCATGTCCAAAAAATTGATCTTGAATTTACAGCAAATTCGCGACACTGCCTAACAATAACAATAACAATAACAATAACAATAACAATAACAATAACAATAACAATAACAATATTTAGATATGTAAAAAAACTTCAACATTTGGCTGGTTATTTATAAGGGACGTACTGACAACGGAGTAAAGCATTGTGATATAAGCATTATGATATTATTTTTTGGTATGCTATTACATCTAGCAGTTGTCCAAATTTCTCTCCTACTTCTTTATAATGTGCACATTTGCTAAATCCGTTTCTTACAAATAAATTAATACTCTTAGAATTTTCCCCGCATATTGTCGCAATAAGTACGTGAATATTTTGCTTTTTTGCAACATCTTCAATAAACTTAACAGCCTGGCTGCCTATACCTTTACCGATGTAATTCGGCTTTAAGTATACAGTTACTTCAGCAGTTCCATCGTATGCTTCACGTTTTTTGTACTGGGTCAATATTACATATCCATCAATTTTATTAACAGATTTTATGACAAAAGTTTTATATTTAGGGTTTTCAAAGAATACCAATTCTCGCATTTCATCTTTTGAGAAAGCATGCGCGTGAAAGGTTACATTTGTGTTGAGAACATAATGGGTATAAATTTCCAAAACATCATTCAGATGTTCTTCCTTTATTTCCTCAAAAATAACTTTGCACATTTTGATCTGCCTTTAAAAACTTAATTTTCTTGTATTAAAAAGTCATTCAATCAGATTGGATTATTTTAAAGGTTTCCTGATAGTCGTTATTATTCCAAGTATGTAGGCCAATCCAACCTAATACTAAATATTAACTATTATACCAACATTATTCGTGAAATTTAAAATTTGAGACAAGCACGAGGAAATACCTGCAGTTTTGCCTTATTCTTATGAAATTCACAAGAAAGCAGACATGAGTATGAGAATTGTTTAAAAAAATCTCAATTCAATATTGGTGGTCAGCCAGCTAACCAGAACATATCTTTTATTCAGGAGAGCGTAAAAGCGTAGAATTCAAGCATAGGCCCACAACTTGTTCTTACTGTAGGGACAGTACTAATAATATAATCGATAAAGGGTCAACGTTTGGCAAATTAGAAATGGCTAAAGTGAGTGGCATTCCATAATTTTAGACCATAAATAACAGAATTTGGATATAAAACAATCTCTATACTCAAAATTTGCTTCTTTGGATCTGGTATTTTGGTGATTACTTAAATTCTTCTAATGAAAGCAGTTTCAAAAATCCTATTGATTTAGGTTAAAGCAGTTTTAGGGATCAGTTTGTTTTCTGAGTTTTTCGTTTACTTCAGTCACTGGATTCTGAAAGAAATTATCAATTTTTACGATCCCATCTAAAAATCTCAGCATTTTTCATGCAGACTACTCATCCATAAATCATTATTGAGTCAAGTCTTACAGTACCTATTTTTGTCCAGTATTCGCAAGTGCTACAATACTGAGTTTCACCATCGGAGTGCAATTTCAGTTCAGAATGGCATTTTGGGCATATTTTGAGATGTTTCATGAATAGAACCCCTATCTTCTTCTCTTTGCTGATGTATGGAAACATATTTCCTTTTAATATTATAAATATTTTATTGAATAAGTGTAACATAAATTGAGCAGAAATTTCACACAGTGCAAATTATATGTCAGGTTTCTAAAAAGGACGAATGAGTTCAGTATAAAATAAGGTCAATAATTCCTGTCATTTGTAGCCCTATATAAAGCATTATGATTATAAAAAAATGCTTCAAATGCTCTGGATTCATAAGGTGAGCAATTTTCGCTCCGTTTTTTGCTGCAAAAAACGCCGGAAACGCAAGTAAAATCCAATTTAGAAGATTTACATATCCAACAGAATAAGGAGGAAGTCCGGCCTTTCCCCAGCCATTGATTATATACCCGACAGATCCGCTAAAAGAGGTAAAGATTATTACTGCGGCTGAGGTTCCTATGGCTTTTCGCAGATCTAAATGAAGAAAAATTAACATGATTGGAATTCCAATAACTCCACCCCCAAGCCCCAAAAGGCCGGAAAAAAAGCCTATGACAATACCTGAAAAAACATAAGAAAATGAATTGGAACTGATATAGTTCTTTTCTGTAACAGCTGGGGTTAAATAAGTTCTAATTGCACCAATCAGAACTACGATTCCGAATATTTTGCTAAGGGTAGAAGCCGGTAAGTAAGAAGCTAGTGCTGCTCCTGCAAAACTGAAGATTGATCCGAAAACTCCTATTATTGTTGCCTGTTTCCAGAGTACTGCATTTTTTTGATGGTAAATGTGAGCAACATTTATAGCGTTTAGCAGAACCACAAAAAGAGTTGTCCCAAAAGCTATCCTTATTGCGATGTCATGCTGAAGCCCGGTCTCCTGCAAAAGCCAGTACTGAACAGGAGA belongs to Methanosarcina barkeri 3 and includes:
- a CDS encoding formylmethanofuran dehydrogenase subunit A, whose protein sequence is MAGTITIKNGYVFDPLNEINGEIMDIFIKDGKVVRELSAAEMKDIKVIDASGMTIMPGGVDSHSHVAGAKVNAGRAMRPEDHYKANLQKTSLTHSGSGYTVPSVYKQGYDYSTMGYTTVFEAAIPPLEARHTHEEMHATPLLDMGGYLVLGNNFFMMRYLREGDMEKAAAYVAWMMKTHKAYGIKCVNPAGVENWSWGKNVSSLDEANIHFEITPREIIKGLTEINELLGMPMPVHLHANNLGHPGCYAITKDSLKISDGVKTRQDMDVEWAETKIDPSRNRSVYLSHLMFNGFAGTTWADCESGIKYVADYINNKDHVVTDSGCTPFGEATVMTGDGPAIHDLYTLTGNKWSNTDVEMECGSGVLPFTYYKSNPVHSLQWAMGLECLLLINDPWKTIMTTDSPNGGPFTKYPEVMTWIMSEAFRKQTFSECHKWANDRSTLGGINRELSLYDLAILTRANPAKTIGMAHRKGSLGVGADGDVTVYNINPQQLDANNYEALLRTFRKAEYTVKDGEIVVVKGEVVSLPGKRTYYSDVHVQDEREKEMLVDVKDWFRYYTVGFANYPTPEKYLENPTPIQVNGER
- a CDS encoding 4Fe-4S dicluster domain-containing protein, which gives rise to MQNDMRLSVFAEKKGKQLIYYPERCIGCGTCVQACPKGNLAIGAVGAVVRGVVDADFLEIKKSEECIACGICAKVCPTGALELKQEGKSLTDMSYLFKAMKPTSVNENCVHCGVCEEICPRGCIEVTREISEDGKLKLVGKTNIDLERCIHCGWCVAVCPVNAISVEKPFEGRWTRDENVCQTCHTCVEVCPTNAIFNKKAKPGERVEKISHRPDACIYCGACAVSCPVNAIDVRKTAILPNVEKKSVLEKKVLEIPVPDAILRTCLETDEDACLGCGNCVIVCPVNALHSRELAAGYLNDMDKKALLEVKDGKISVVNQDLCGADGACAMICPVDAIKLVKKKVK
- a CDS encoding FmdE family protein, which encodes MHKNSQLEKETMEAIMKQIKDPKLLSQIEKVIPFHGFLTSGALIGIQMLNIARRELDVRDGERIYVTCETKSCMPDPFQILAGATIGNNGLKIMNFGKMAVTVNKQAPEGANNVKGIRIILDPEKTKDYPKLHAWFLNTEKLPHVEVVPILLEAGEKVYSWKFVDVEVPVRKKKRIQCCESCGEMFIQHDNELLCGDCKE
- a CDS encoding molybdopterin-binding protein — encoded protein: MKLSARNVLKGKVKKVVTGAVNSEVIIELPGGAEMTSIITKASAESLKLKEGSEVYAIVKASNVMIGID
- the modB gene encoding molybdate ABC transporter permease subunit; translated protein: MIIMLDKVWFPLSLTLWIATISSILVLFSGVVIAYIFARRDFRGRELAELLVTLPLILPPTVIGYLLVILVGKNGFLGHLIYSFFGTGIMFTWQAAVIAAYTVSLPLMVRAAQAAIEAVDRELEYAAYILGRSEIETALLITLPLSKRGILAGLVLSFARAVGEFGATLMLAGNIPGKTNTMSISIYSAFQAGNDELAQTLVLILIFISLLAISLTGRFVGKLEV
- a CDS encoding ABC transporter ATP-binding protein codes for the protein MGVKIDLKKQYNETDLSRKRRIKKSFTLDVSFEMENELVVLFGPSGSGKTTLFKCISGITDLDEGKITVGDKVYFDNEKKINLSIQKRNLGYVFQNYTLFPHMSVKKNIECGLKGWGKEAREERVLEMLSLLHIEELETRYPSQLSGGQKQRVALARALAPKPEILLLDEPFSALDLEIRTRLAEKIKDLQTKIGIPVLFITHNLEEAFQLADKILVLYEGKAQQFGTPEEILYHPENLHVAELVGISNIFDDAYVKECDKESKSIVLKSDSLSLRVKTRKFKPGDKVSWGIHPENITLLPNSNSENQDDNTYSVRINNIINKGPKKRITLTLVRCSKTLTADVPAQFVDSLKLHAGDICLAKLEMTKVVAFHKS
- a CDS encoding GNAT family N-acetyltransferase gives rise to the protein MCKVIFEEIKEEHLNDVLEIYTHYVLNTNVTFHAHAFSKDEMRELVFFENPKYKTFVIKSVNKIDGYVILTQYKKREAYDGTAEVTVYLKPNYIGKGIGSQAVKFIEDVAKKQNIHVLIATICGENSKSINLFVRNGFSKCAHYKEVGEKFGQLLDVIAYQKIIS
- a CDS encoding sulfite exporter TauE/SafE family protein, which encodes MTPTDPLYLGVLILTGFFTGIVSGMLGIGGGFIMSPVQYWLLQETGLQHDIAIRIAFGTTLFVVLLNAINVAHIYHQKNAVLWKQATIIGVFGSIFSFAGAALASYLPASTLSKIFGIVVLIGAIRTYLTPAVTEKNYISSNSFSYVFSGIVIGFFSGLLGLGGGVIGIPIMLIFLHLDLRKAIGTSAAVIIFTSFSGSVGYIINGWGKAGLPPYSVGYVNLLNWILLAFPAFFAAKNGAKIAHLMNPEHLKHFFIIIMLYIGLQMTGIIDLILY